A genomic stretch from Cellulomonas sp. KRMCY2 includes:
- a CDS encoding Gfo/Idh/MocA family protein, whose translation MTTTAQPTTGPPTADRSVVRWGIVGVGDVTEAKSGPGFQQADGSQLVAVMRRDGAKAADYARRHGVPRWYDDADALVADPDVDAVYVATPPDSHREHALRAAAAGKPVYVEKPMARTAVECQDMIDACDAAGVPLFVAYYRRAMPRFVTVKDLLDGGAIGELRTVAVRTQSPPGRWQPDHLPWRVLPEISGGGLFVDLGSHTLDLLDHLLGPVTQVSGTAGNRGGHYPAEDVVTAAFTFASGVQGVGTWCFDAATRVDEVEVVGTGGSLLFSSFGQEPLRLTTAAGERLVEAPYPATVQLPLIQTVVDALLGRGECPSTGTSALRTARVVDEVLADYRAAAGRVG comes from the coding sequence GTGACCACGACAGCGCAGCCGACGACGGGCCCACCGACCGCGGACCGTTCGGTGGTGCGGTGGGGGATCGTCGGCGTCGGCGACGTCACCGAGGCCAAGAGCGGACCCGGCTTCCAGCAGGCCGACGGTTCACAGCTTGTCGCGGTCATGCGGCGCGACGGTGCGAAGGCGGCCGACTACGCGCGCCGGCACGGCGTCCCTCGGTGGTACGACGACGCCGACGCCCTGGTGGCCGACCCCGACGTCGACGCGGTGTACGTCGCCACCCCGCCGGACTCCCACCGGGAGCACGCCCTGCGGGCGGCCGCAGCGGGCAAGCCGGTCTATGTCGAGAAGCCGATGGCGCGGACCGCCGTCGAGTGCCAGGACATGATCGACGCGTGCGATGCGGCCGGGGTGCCGCTCTTCGTGGCCTACTACCGGCGCGCGATGCCGCGTTTCGTGACCGTCAAGGACCTGTTGGACGGCGGCGCGATCGGCGAGCTGCGCACGGTCGCCGTCCGCACCCAGAGCCCGCCCGGCAGGTGGCAGCCGGACCACCTGCCGTGGCGGGTGCTGCCCGAGATCTCGGGTGGCGGGCTGTTCGTCGACCTGGGCTCGCACACCCTCGACCTGCTCGACCATCTGCTCGGTCCGGTGACCCAGGTCAGCGGGACGGCCGGCAACCGGGGCGGGCACTACCCGGCCGAGGACGTCGTGACGGCCGCGTTCACCTTCGCCTCCGGCGTGCAGGGCGTCGGCACCTGGTGCTTCGACGCGGCGACCCGTGTCGACGAGGTCGAGGTCGTCGGGACCGGCGGCTCCCTGCTGTTCTCGTCCTTCGGGCAGGAGCCGTTGCGGCTGACCACTGCCGCCGGTGAGCGGCTCGTCGAGGCGCCCTACCCGGCCACCGTGCAGCTCCCGCTGATCCAGACCGTCGTCGATGCCCTGCTGGGCCGCGGCGAGTGCCCGAGCACGGGGACGAGCGCACTGCGCACGGCCCGGGTCGTCGACGAGGTGCTCGCCGACTACCGCGCGGCAGCGGGTCGGGTCGGCTGA
- a CDS encoding PspC domain-containing protein, whose amino-acid sequence MYDHHQQPDLVRPRDGRVLAGVCAGLGRRFGLDPWAARALFVLVLMVLPGSQLLVYPILWIAIPNEQPRATWIPSAQPPAAAH is encoded by the coding sequence ATGTACGACCACCACCAGCAGCCTGACCTGGTGCGACCGCGTGACGGCCGGGTGCTCGCGGGGGTGTGCGCCGGGCTGGGCCGTCGATTCGGCCTCGACCCCTGGGCCGCGCGAGCGCTGTTCGTCCTGGTCCTCATGGTGCTGCCGGGCAGCCAGCTGCTGGTCTACCCGATCCTGTGGATCGCGATCCCCAACGAGCAGCCACGGGCCACCTGGATCCCGTCGGCGCAGCCGCCGGCCGCAGCACACTGA
- a CDS encoding HAD-IA family hydrolase: protein MSLHPSHLPLDRTYAAVLFDLDGTLIASIGSVERSWTRLAQEYEIPADRFGDFHGVPARRLLEILMPDRSPGERARALLRIEQIEVEDTAGIEVLPGAREALATAMAVGRGAIVTSGSRRLARARLGASGLPVPDVLVTADDVDAGKPDPTPYLLGAARLGHSAQDCLVVEDATAGVASARAAGATTIALATTSAPGSVAGDLMVADLSAVRLEIAPDGVRVRLR from the coding sequence GTGAGCCTGCACCCGAGCCACCTGCCGCTCGACCGGACGTACGCCGCTGTCCTGTTCGACCTGGACGGCACCCTGATCGCCTCCATCGGGTCCGTCGAGCGGTCCTGGACACGCCTCGCGCAGGAGTACGAGATCCCGGCCGACCGGTTCGGCGACTTCCACGGCGTCCCGGCGCGTCGGCTGCTCGAGATCCTGATGCCGGACCGTTCGCCGGGGGAGCGTGCACGGGCTCTGCTGCGCATCGAGCAGATCGAGGTCGAGGACACCGCCGGGATCGAGGTCCTGCCGGGTGCCCGTGAGGCGCTCGCCACCGCCATGGCGGTCGGCCGGGGTGCGATCGTGACCTCGGGCAGCCGCAGGCTCGCCCGCGCACGCCTCGGCGCGTCCGGTCTCCCGGTCCCGGACGTCCTCGTGACGGCCGACGACGTCGACGCCGGGAAGCCGGACCCGACGCCCTACCTGCTCGGCGCCGCGCGGCTCGGTCACAGCGCCCAGGACTGCCTCGTCGTGGAGGACGCGACGGCGGGTGTCGCATCGGCCCGGGCTGCTGGCGCGACCACGATCGCGCTGGCCACGACGAGTGCGCCGGGCTCGGTGGCCGGGGACCTCATGGTGGCCGATCTCTCCGCCGTACGTCTGGAGATCGCGCCCGACGGTGTCCGCGTCAGGCTCCGCTGA
- a CDS encoding pentapeptide repeat-containing protein, whose protein sequence is MAERRYGPPAQPTTSRVVGEDWYGRDLSGVQYRRVAFVDVDLTEVTDTGGLFEECTFSNVRFNVSVHTDAAFTNCTFTRCSFFDARFERCKLIGSVFDSCAFDITRVTGGNWSFVGLARADLTSATVVGPRMREADLAGLRCHDGTLREVDLSGATLDGADLSGCDLRGSTLVGIDPLTVDLRGAIITLAQAVEVVEGLGLDVRVD, encoded by the coding sequence GTGGCTGAACGCCGGTACGGCCCGCCCGCGCAGCCCACGACCAGCAGGGTGGTCGGCGAGGACTGGTACGGGCGCGACCTCTCCGGCGTGCAGTACCGCCGGGTCGCCTTCGTCGACGTCGACCTGACCGAGGTGACCGACACCGGTGGCCTCTTCGAGGAGTGCACCTTCAGCAACGTGCGCTTCAACGTCTCGGTGCACACCGATGCGGCCTTCACGAACTGCACCTTCACCCGGTGCAGCTTCTTCGACGCGCGGTTCGAGCGGTGCAAGCTCATCGGCTCCGTGTTCGACTCGTGCGCCTTCGACATCACCCGGGTGACCGGCGGCAACTGGTCCTTCGTCGGTCTCGCACGGGCCGACCTGACGTCGGCGACAGTCGTCGGCCCCCGGATGCGCGAGGCCGACCTGGCCGGTCTGCGCTGCCACGACGGGACGCTGCGCGAGGTCGACCTGTCCGGGGCCACCCTCGACGGTGCGGACCTGAGCGGCTGCGACCTGCGTGGCAGCACCCTGGTCGGGATCGACCCGCTCACCGTCGACCTGCGCGGCGCGATCATCACGCTCGCCCAGGCGGTCGAGGTGGTGGAGGGTCTCGGGCTCGACGTGCGGGTCGACTGA
- a CDS encoding ATP-binding protein, whose product MSNDRARRTPTGSMLRLVGPADAAVDAVPGGGTHPPGGDDPPEGGPDDAGANLASIVLPGQRQSVAVGRHWVVAEAVERGVTGMANQVVELLSSELLANAVLHGTTGTAIGVQIRHDDVVVRVSVSDGGTTEPVVLHNEPTAPNGRGMAIVEAMSTRWGVQAHSGGGKTVWFELDLADF is encoded by the coding sequence ATGAGCAACGACCGGGCCCGCCGTACCCCGACCGGCAGCATGCTGCGCCTGGTCGGGCCCGCCGACGCCGCCGTGGACGCCGTCCCGGGTGGGGGCACCCACCCCCCGGGCGGGGACGATCCTCCGGAGGGGGGCCCCGACGACGCGGGAGCGAACCTGGCGAGCATCGTGCTGCCCGGCCAGCGGCAGTCGGTCGCGGTAGGTCGGCACTGGGTCGTCGCGGAGGCCGTCGAGCGCGGTGTGACGGGGATGGCGAACCAGGTCGTCGAGCTGCTGTCCAGCGAGCTGTTGGCCAACGCCGTGCTGCACGGCACGACCGGCACGGCCATCGGCGTCCAGATCCGGCACGACGACGTCGTCGTGCGGGTCTCGGTCAGCGACGGCGGCACCACGGAGCCCGTCGTGCTGCACAACGAGCCGACGGCGCCGAACGGCCGGGGGATGGCGATCGTCGAGGCGATGTCGACCCGATGGGGTGTCCAGGCGCACAGCGGCGGTGGCAAGACCGTCTGGTTCGAGCTCGACCTCGCCGACTTCTGA
- a CDS encoding GIN domain-containing protein: MLRRTPTLVLTAVAASAALAGCGGVAIGTGDLVTQDREITAVTAVTLATAGRLTVSTGDEPGLTVTAGEQVIDRLTSEVRDGVLVLDLPGRWVNLGPIEYDLVLPRVERIAVDGAGDVRGEVAPTDAFELTIEGAADVDLDGLDVDDLTVRIDGTGTVTLTGTADSQDVRLDGAGSYSAVDLETREAVVALSGVGEVEVHVTELLDAQIDGAGRIGYRGDPEVTRSIDGVGSISGA; the protein is encoded by the coding sequence ATGCTCCGCAGGACCCCGACCCTCGTCCTGACCGCTGTCGCAGCGAGCGCAGCCCTCGCAGGCTGCGGCGGCGTCGCCATCGGCACCGGCGACCTGGTGACCCAGGACCGTGAGATCACGGCCGTCACGGCCGTCACGCTCGCCACGGCCGGACGGCTCACCGTGAGCACCGGCGACGAGCCGGGCCTGACCGTGACCGCAGGTGAGCAGGTGATCGACCGGCTGACCAGCGAGGTCCGCGACGGCGTCCTGGTGCTCGACCTGCCGGGACGGTGGGTCAACCTCGGCCCGATCGAGTACGACCTGGTCCTGCCGCGGGTCGAGCGCATCGCCGTGGACGGCGCCGGGGACGTCCGCGGGGAGGTCGCGCCGACCGATGCGTTCGAGCTGACCATCGAGGGTGCGGCCGACGTCGACCTGGACGGGCTGGACGTCGACGATCTCACGGTCCGGATCGACGGCACCGGCACTGTCACCCTGACCGGGACCGCCGACAGCCAGGACGTCCGCCTGGACGGTGCCGGGAGCTACTCGGCCGTCGACCTCGAGACCCGCGAGGCCGTCGTCGCCCTCTCCGGGGTCGGCGAGGTCGAGGTGCACGTGACGGAGCTGCTCGACGCCCAGATCGATGGTGCGGGCCGGATCGGCTACCGCGGCGACCCGGAGGTGACCCGCAGCATCGACGGGGTGGGCAGCATCAGCGGAGCGTGA
- a CDS encoding DUF2277 domain-containing protein, producing MCRNIHVLYNIEPATTDDEVHAAALQYVRKVSGTTRPSQANREAFDRAVHEVAHATQHLLESLVTAAPPKDREVEAAKARARSAQRFASA from the coding sequence ATGTGCCGCAACATCCACGTCCTGTACAACATCGAGCCCGCCACGACCGATGACGAGGTGCACGCTGCCGCCCTGCAGTACGTCCGCAAGGTCAGCGGGACCACCAGACCGTCCCAGGCCAACCGCGAGGCGTTCGACCGCGCGGTCCACGAGGTCGCCCACGCGACGCAGCACCTGCTCGAGTCCCTGGTCACGGCTGCGCCGCCCAAGGATCGCGAGGTCGAGGCCGCCAAGGCGCGGGCCCGCAGCGCACAGCGCTTCGCGTCCGCCTGA
- a CDS encoding S8 family serine peptidase — protein MSRRTVLAALTSAVLALPLTLGAASAATPVSTDPPPTPPDGSALPVVDGRDLVRPGTDDESGAAATVAPSLVEAVGDVTAFVQLDAPSGTQTAEAGGDTADVAAAAAEIEQIAQEVVPDQSTARSATPAPEAVAVTTNLVAGVVVTGDAEKIRALATDPAVVAVHLIVPKEPANKGTDVFTRALDAWTATGQTGEGVTIGVIDTGVDYTHADFGGPGTPEAFAAAYGTDGTGPVPDGVVDPLKYLGGHDFAGLSYDADPASTTPGATTTPTEDDNPIDAPDTGPNGGHGTHVAGSAAGYGVLPDGTTFTGDHTTLTSIADWQIGPGTAPAAGIYALKVFGDNGGSTGLVINALEWAADPNGDFDFNDHLDIVNLSLGSDASAADDPENLFIDQLTDLGVLSVIASGNAGDVTDIGGSPGNARSALTVANSVASTQTYDAVDITAAPEPALVGLHAAQNSVNYTGTADVTAPVAFLGDTVSGCTSLAEHAGALAGKIAWLYWDDNDATRACGSATRWNNAQAAGAVGVLIGSELPVFNAGIAGNAGIPGAQLTAASTDALLPAIQTGTVVAHVGPSLANAAFATDPSVGDTLSSGSSRGVHGSLGIVKPDVAAPGTLISSAASGTGNAASTKSGTSMATPHVAGIAALVAAAHPGWTATELKAAVMNTATHDVFSELGQTGPVYGPERVGSGRVDALDATQADVIAFATDDPDLVSVTFGVVPVGDQTVVEHRTVSVHNTGTDPQTYATAFSAATTAGGATITTTPSSLTVPAGGTGLVTVTLTADPATLARDLDPTSVPSYDLGIPVPREYVTSISGRLVLTPADGPELRVPVQAAPRLVSDLSAEPVAFADAATTTTPLTLAGRGVDSGGWTSLVAPFELVASSPQLDATPGTGTSESSVEAGDLRYVGFASTAPQLAAAGADPAVDGHGTLGIGIATEGQWASLGNNVIPIIDTDIDGDGIWDLETYVWKYSPDLDFTTVETYALDYTPADGYSVGDLLDLAPVNGLWASLDTTVFDSDVVVAPMNLDAVGIAPGSTPTFLVATYSPYAPSATGIVDEAEPFTADPYAPAYWFDGGPGSEDSLWYLGAAGTPFTVQRTATTGDGQLLLLHTQNADGARAQVVDVTAPVATTTTTTLAVDGALTEGSEQELTATVAPAEATGIVRFLDGTTDLGTAPVTAGSAALTVTLAVGAHALQAVFEPDDPAWSGSSSEVVPVDVTARYTSRITTHVPRTAQYGARVDVPVTVRSQGASPSGRVEISEGGTVLASARLLVHGRTGATIVRLPRNLAVGQHHLTITYTGNEQVAPSSVDRDLRIQRGHGRS, from the coding sequence ATGAGCCGTCGAACCGTCCTCGCAGCCCTCACCAGCGCCGTGCTGGCCTTGCCACTGACGTTGGGCGCCGCCTCAGCGGCGACCCCGGTGAGCACGGACCCGCCGCCCACACCGCCGGACGGCTCGGCGCTGCCGGTCGTCGACGGTCGGGACCTGGTCCGGCCCGGAACCGACGACGAGAGCGGCGCCGCGGCAACCGTCGCGCCCTCGCTCGTCGAGGCCGTCGGCGACGTGACAGCCTTCGTCCAGCTCGACGCGCCGTCCGGCACGCAGACCGCCGAGGCGGGTGGCGATACGGCCGACGTCGCCGCCGCGGCCGCGGAGATCGAGCAGATCGCGCAGGAGGTCGTGCCGGACCAGAGCACCGCGCGGTCCGCCACCCCGGCCCCCGAGGCGGTCGCCGTCACCACGAACCTGGTCGCGGGCGTCGTCGTCACCGGTGACGCAGAGAAGATCCGGGCCCTGGCTACCGACCCTGCCGTGGTCGCCGTACACCTGATCGTGCCCAAGGAGCCTGCGAACAAGGGCACCGACGTGTTCACCCGTGCGCTCGACGCGTGGACGGCCACCGGCCAGACCGGCGAGGGCGTCACGATCGGCGTGATCGACACCGGGGTGGACTACACCCACGCCGACTTCGGCGGACCGGGTACCCCCGAGGCGTTCGCCGCGGCGTACGGCACCGACGGGACCGGCCCCGTGCCGGACGGCGTCGTCGACCCGCTGAAGTACCTCGGCGGCCACGACTTCGCGGGCCTCAGCTACGACGCGGACCCGGCCTCCACCACACCCGGTGCGACCACGACCCCGACCGAGGACGACAACCCGATCGACGCACCGGACACCGGCCCCAACGGCGGCCACGGCACGCACGTCGCGGGCAGCGCCGCCGGGTACGGCGTGCTCCCCGACGGCACGACCTTCACCGGGGACCACACGACCCTGACGAGCATCGCCGACTGGCAGATCGGTCCGGGCACCGCCCCGGCGGCCGGGATCTACGCCCTGAAGGTCTTCGGTGACAACGGCGGCAGCACCGGCCTCGTCATCAACGCCCTCGAGTGGGCCGCCGACCCGAACGGCGACTTCGACTTCAACGACCACCTCGACATCGTCAACCTCTCGCTCGGCTCCGACGCGAGCGCAGCGGACGACCCGGAGAATCTCTTCATCGACCAGCTCACCGACCTCGGCGTGCTCTCGGTGATCGCCTCGGGGAACGCCGGCGACGTCACCGACATCGGCGGCAGCCCGGGCAACGCCCGCAGCGCGCTGACCGTCGCCAACTCGGTCGCGAGCACGCAGACGTACGACGCCGTCGACATCACCGCGGCACCCGAACCTGCACTCGTCGGCCTGCACGCGGCGCAGAACAGCGTCAACTACACCGGCACCGCCGACGTCACGGCACCCGTCGCGTTCCTGGGCGACACCGTGAGCGGCTGCACCTCGCTCGCCGAGCACGCCGGTGCGCTGGCCGGCAAGATCGCGTGGCTCTACTGGGACGACAACGACGCCACCCGCGCGTGCGGCAGCGCCACCCGCTGGAACAACGCCCAGGCCGCAGGCGCAGTAGGCGTCCTGATCGGCTCCGAGCTCCCGGTGTTCAACGCCGGGATCGCGGGCAACGCCGGGATCCCCGGCGCACAGCTCACGGCCGCCTCGACCGACGCCCTGCTCCCGGCGATCCAGACCGGCACCGTCGTGGCGCACGTCGGACCGTCCCTGGCCAACGCGGCCTTCGCGACCGATCCGAGCGTGGGTGACACCCTCAGCTCGGGCTCCTCACGGGGCGTGCACGGCTCGCTCGGCATCGTCAAGCCCGACGTGGCAGCGCCGGGGACGCTGATCTCCTCCGCCGCCTCGGGCACCGGCAACGCCGCCAGCACCAAGTCGGGCACCTCGATGGCGACCCCGCACGTCGCGGGCATCGCCGCCCTGGTCGCCGCCGCGCACCCGGGCTGGACCGCGACGGAGCTCAAGGCCGCGGTGATGAACACCGCGACCCACGACGTCTTCAGCGAGCTCGGCCAGACCGGTCCCGTCTACGGCCCCGAGCGGGTCGGCTCCGGCCGGGTGGACGCGCTGGACGCCACGCAGGCCGACGTGATCGCCTTCGCCACCGACGACCCCGACCTGGTGTCGGTGACGTTCGGCGTCGTGCCGGTCGGCGACCAGACGGTCGTCGAGCACCGGACGGTCTCGGTGCACAACACCGGGACCGACCCGCAGACCTACGCGACCGCGTTCTCGGCGGCCACCACGGCGGGCGGTGCGACGATCACGACGACGCCGTCCAGCCTGACCGTGCCGGCCGGCGGAACCGGTCTGGTGACCGTGACGCTGACCGCCGACCCGGCCACCCTGGCCCGTGACCTGGACCCGACGTCCGTCCCGAGCTACGACCTGGGCATCCCGGTCCCGCGCGAGTACGTCACGAGCATCTCGGGTCGTCTCGTGCTCACCCCCGCCGACGGCCCCGAGCTCCGGGTCCCGGTTCAGGCAGCACCCCGGCTGGTCAGCGACCTGTCGGCCGAGCCCGTCGCCTTCGCGGACGCCGCGACGACGACGACGCCACTGACCCTCGCCGGACGCGGCGTCGACTCCGGCGGCTGGACCTCGCTCGTCGCTCCGTTCGAGCTGGTCGCGTCGAGCCCACAGCTCGACGCGACGCCCGGGACGGGGACGTCGGAGTCCTCCGTCGAAGCCGGTGACCTGCGGTACGTCGGGTTCGCCTCGACCGCCCCGCAGCTCGCCGCAGCCGGCGCGGACCCTGCCGTCGACGGCCACGGCACGCTCGGCATCGGCATCGCGACCGAAGGCCAGTGGGCGAGCCTCGGCAACAACGTCATCCCGATCATCGACACGGACATCGACGGGGACGGCATCTGGGACCTCGAGACCTACGTGTGGAAGTACAGCCCCGACCTGGACTTCACGACTGTCGAGACCTACGCGCTCGACTACACGCCGGCGGACGGCTACTCCGTCGGCGACCTGCTCGACCTCGCGCCGGTCAACGGCCTGTGGGCGAGCCTCGACACCACTGTCTTCGACAGCGACGTCGTGGTGGCGCCGATGAACCTCGACGCCGTCGGCATCGCGCCGGGGAGCACGCCGACGTTCCTCGTGGCGACCTACTCGCCGTACGCACCGTCCGCGACCGGGATCGTCGACGAGGCCGAGCCGTTCACCGCCGACCCGTACGCTCCGGCGTACTGGTTCGACGGTGGCCCGGGCAGCGAGGACTCGCTGTGGTACCTCGGGGCAGCCGGCACCCCGTTCACGGTCCAGCGGACGGCCACGACCGGTGACGGTCAGCTGCTGCTCCTGCACACGCAGAACGCCGACGGCGCGCGGGCGCAGGTCGTGGACGTGACCGCTCCGGTGGCCACCACCACGACGACGACGCTCGCCGTCGACGGGGCGCTCACCGAGGGCTCCGAGCAGGAGCTCACGGCCACCGTCGCACCGGCCGAGGCCACCGGCATCGTCCGGTTCCTCGACGGCACGACGGACCTCGGCACGGCACCGGTCACTGCCGGCAGCGCAGCACTGACCGTCACCCTGGCCGTCGGTGCGCACGCCCTGCAGGCGGTCTTCGAGCCGGACGACCCGGCCTGGTCGGGCTCGTCCTCCGAGGTCGTCCCGGTCGACGTCACGGCGCGGTACACGTCGAGGATCACCACCCACGTGCCACGCACGGCGCAGTACGGCGCGCGGGTCGACGTCCCGGTCACCGTCCGGTCCCAGGGCGCGAGCCCGTCCGGCCGGGTCGAGATCAGCGAGGGCGGCACCGTCCTGGCGTCGGCACGCCTCCTGGTCCACGGACGCACGGGAGCCACGATCGTGCGGCTGCCGCGCAACCTCGCCGTCGGGCAGCACCACCTGACGATCACCTACACGGGCAACGAGCAGGTCGCTCCGTCGTCCGTCGACCGTGATCTGCGGATCCAGCGGGGCCACGGCCGCTCCTAG